In Halorhabdus tiamatea SARL4B, a genomic segment contains:
- a CDS encoding amphi-Trp domain-containing protein, translated as MPEEVLFESEQSMSRKDVAAYLRTVADNLEAGDAITLEAGAQAVTLEPPANPTFEVKAEREGPVDGPGELSIELELEWDENAGDADAESGELTIE; from the coding sequence ATGCCCGAAGAAGTGCTTTTCGAATCCGAGCAGTCCATGTCCCGCAAAGACGTTGCCGCGTACCTCCGCACCGTGGCCGACAACCTCGAGGCCGGCGACGCGATCACGCTGGAAGCCGGCGCGCAGGCGGTTACGCTCGAACCGCCCGCCAACCCGACCTTCGAGGTCAAAGCCGAACGCGAGGGACCGGTCGACGGGCCTGGCGAATTGAGCATCGAACTCGAACTCGAGTGGGACGAAAACGCGGGCGACGCGGACGCAGAGAGCGGCGAACTCACGATCGAGTGA
- a CDS encoding endo-1,4-beta-xylanase has protein sequence MASEKTLRQLADENDLTLGASITADAFRKYPDDPDVAQTLTREFNAVTTGNALKMGPLRPDRNTYDFEDADAIVNLGVANDLLVRGHTLVWHNQTPGWFYPWDYTDDQLRTFLRDHIHTVAGRYREKVDVWDVVNEAVADDGTMRETAWYDAMGEEYIDLAFQWANEVAPEADLFYNDYGIDEINEKADGVYALLERLIDRGVPIDGVGLQMHAFRAQEYVDPEALGENIRRFKDLGLDVHVTEMDVAYDRENVPENHLEHQAQYYRDILEACLDNGCDTLVTWGVHDTASWLRNYDQTITDDPLLFDEDFDPKPAYFAIKDLLESRV, from the coding sequence ATGGCAAGCGAGAAGACACTCCGCCAACTGGCCGACGAGAACGACCTCACGCTCGGTGCAAGCATCACGGCAGACGCATTCAGGAAGTACCCCGACGATCCGGACGTCGCACAGACGCTCACGCGGGAGTTCAACGCCGTCACGACTGGCAACGCACTCAAGATGGGGCCGCTGCGACCCGACCGGAATACCTACGATTTCGAGGACGCCGACGCCATCGTGAACCTCGGGGTCGCAAACGACCTGCTGGTCCGCGGTCACACGCTCGTCTGGCACAACCAGACGCCGGGGTGGTTCTACCCCTGGGACTACACAGACGACCAGCTCCGAACGTTCCTCAGAGACCACATCCACACCGTTGCGGGCCGCTATCGCGAGAAGGTCGACGTCTGGGACGTCGTCAACGAGGCTGTCGCCGACGACGGCACCATGCGCGAGACGGCGTGGTACGACGCGATGGGCGAGGAGTACATCGACCTGGCCTTCCAGTGGGCCAACGAAGTCGCCCCCGAGGCTGACCTCTTCTACAACGACTACGGCATCGACGAGATCAACGAGAAGGCCGACGGGGTCTACGCACTCCTCGAACGCCTCATCGACCGTGGGGTCCCCATCGACGGCGTCGGCCTCCAGATGCACGCCTTCCGCGCCCAGGAGTACGTCGACCCCGAAGCCCTCGGCGAGAACATTCGGCGGTTCAAAGACCTCGGCCTGGACGTCCACGTCACCGAGATGGACGTCGCCTACGACCGCGAGAACGTCCCCGAGAACCACCTCGAACACCAGGCCCAGTACTACCGGGACATCCTGGAGGCGTGTCTCGACAACGGCTGTGACACGCTCGTCACCTGGGGCGTCCACGACACGGCTTCCTGGCTTCGAAACTACGACCAGACGATCACCGACGACCCGCTGCTCTTCGACGAGGACTTCGATCCCAAGCCGGCCTACTTCGCGATCAAGGACCTGCTGGAGAGTCGGGTCTGA
- a CDS encoding antitoxin VapB family protein gives MATADEQIRVSDRVKRELNRLRRENESYNDVLERVLDEEKLGDFYDGFGRWSDEEADRVREARRKSQEKRKQRLRERAEDTV, from the coding sequence ATGGCCACCGCTGACGAGCAGATACGAGTGAGCGACCGGGTGAAGCGAGAACTCAACCGCCTCCGGCGGGAGAACGAGAGCTACAACGATGTGCTCGAGCGTGTCCTCGACGAGGAGAAGCTCGGCGACTTCTACGACGGGTTCGGTCGGTGGTCCGACGAGGAAGCCGACCGCGTCCGTGAGGCCCGCCGCAAGTCCCAAGAGAAGCGAAAGCAGCGGCTGCGAGAGCGAGCTGAGGACACGGTATGA
- a CDS encoding NAD-dependent epimerase/dehydratase family protein, translated as MDVLVTGGMGYIGSALLPLLADAPDVDRIVVLDSLASGSPRHLLEARVDGDLDFRRGDVREYGNVENAMSDVDTVIHLAAITGAASTHDRREETMAVNLEGTENVVNAARKLGVETLVFASSCNNYGRAATTDIDETTEPDPLNPYAEAKVAAEESVAEFAAETGANATALRMSTNYGYAPGVRFNLVVNHFVFRALTGRPLTVYGDGSNWRPFIHVRDSARAFAHAARNPDSWPKAVYNVGSDAGNYRISEIAAVVSEEVAPVDVTYLEDEHPGPSYHVNFDRLAETGFEPEWTLREGVRDLATVLRDRQEINV; from the coding sequence ATGGACGTCCTCGTGACGGGCGGGATGGGTTACATCGGCAGCGCCCTCCTGCCGCTGCTCGCCGATGCCCCCGACGTCGATCGGATCGTCGTGCTCGACTCACTCGCCAGCGGGTCGCCACGCCATCTACTCGAAGCCCGCGTCGACGGCGACCTGGACTTCCGGCGCGGCGACGTCCGGGAGTACGGCAACGTCGAGAACGCGATGAGTGACGTCGATACCGTGATCCACCTCGCGGCGATCACCGGCGCGGCGAGCACCCACGACCGCCGCGAGGAGACGATGGCGGTCAATCTGGAGGGCACCGAAAACGTCGTCAACGCCGCCCGGAAACTCGGCGTCGAGACCCTCGTCTTCGCCTCCTCGTGTAACAACTACGGCCGCGCGGCGACGACCGACATCGACGAGACGACCGAGCCCGACCCGCTCAATCCCTACGCCGAGGCGAAGGTCGCCGCCGAGGAGAGCGTCGCCGAGTTCGCGGCCGAGACCGGCGCGAACGCGACCGCGCTCCGGATGAGCACCAACTACGGCTACGCCCCGGGCGTCCGCTTCAACCTCGTGGTCAACCACTTCGTCTTCCGGGCGCTGACCGGCCGGCCGCTGACGGTCTACGGCGACGGATCGAACTGGCGGCCGTTCATCCACGTCCGGGATTCCGCCCGGGCGTTCGCCCACGCCGCCCGCAACCCCGACTCGTGGCCGAAGGCCGTCTACAACGTCGGCAGCGACGCCGGCAACTACCGCATCAGCGAGATCGCCGCGGTCGTCAGCGAGGAAGTCGCACCGGTCGACGTGACTTACCTCGAGGACGAACACCCCGGCCCCTCCTATCACGTCAACTTCGACCGCCTCGCCGAGACTGGCTTCGAGCCCGAGTGGACCCTGCGAGAGGGCGTCCGGGACCTCGCCACCGTTCTCCGGGACCGACAGGAGATCAACGTATGA
- a CDS encoding single stranded DNA-binding domain-containing protein translates to MNQWQRGLLVLGFVGLLVGMGVHYGAVEDDHWPYPDEDALASQPAEHVGEEVFLFGTVTAVDGDAGTATISVEADSGSFSLSVQSFDRTVEPGGVVQVLGELTTERTVDAERVVVVNSSSGAEWYKYGVSVLGAVLLVVAFFRYWRIDRDTWTFEVRRDG, encoded by the coding sequence GTGAACCAGTGGCAGCGTGGCCTGCTCGTCCTCGGGTTCGTCGGACTCCTCGTGGGCATGGGCGTCCACTACGGCGCGGTCGAGGACGACCACTGGCCCTACCCGGACGAGGACGCCCTCGCCAGTCAGCCGGCCGAACACGTCGGCGAGGAGGTGTTCCTCTTCGGGACGGTGACAGCCGTCGACGGTGACGCGGGGACGGCGACGATCAGCGTCGAGGCTGACTCGGGGTCGTTCTCGCTGTCGGTCCAGTCGTTCGACCGGACCGTCGAACCCGGCGGTGTCGTGCAGGTACTGGGCGAACTCACCACCGAGCGGACCGTCGACGCCGAGCGCGTCGTCGTGGTGAATTCGTCCAGCGGCGCGGAGTGGTACAAGTACGGCGTCTCCGTGCTCGGGGCCGTTCTCCTCGTCGTCGCGTTCTTCCGGTACTGGCGCATCGATCGGGATACGTGGACCTTCGAGGTGCGTCGGGATGGCTGA
- a CDS encoding PIN domain-containing protein, translating to MKVLDATFLIDYLDGVEATKAFYEANGGENERWVMPVPAYAEALVGEGNLPSGDVDGARRDLSWGEKYAVDERTAVTAGEIADEVGSSGPYLDGLDALIPAVGRELDAPVVSGDSDLTHPKTKHVIDVEEYREPEHDN from the coding sequence ATGAAGGTCCTCGACGCGACCTTTCTGATCGACTATCTGGACGGCGTCGAAGCGACGAAAGCCTTCTACGAGGCGAATGGAGGCGAGAACGAACGCTGGGTGATGCCCGTTCCGGCCTACGCTGAGGCACTCGTCGGCGAGGGGAACCTGCCGAGTGGCGATGTCGACGGCGCTCGTAGAGACCTCTCGTGGGGTGAGAAATACGCCGTCGACGAGCGGACGGCCGTGACAGCGGGGGAGATCGCGGACGAGGTCGGGTCGAGTGGGCCATATTTGGACGGCCTTGATGCGCTGATTCCCGCCGTCGGAAGGGAACTGGATGCGCCAGTGGTCTCCGGCGACAGTGACCTCACGCACCCAAAGACGAAGCACGTGATCGACGTCGAAGAGTACCGTGAGCCCGAACACGACAACTAG
- a CDS encoding NAD-dependent epimerase/dehydratase family protein codes for MTEDASFDPDEPLSIAVTGAAGFIGSRVVDRLQHAHPDWELTAIDNFYLGDVREIGDVTVEHVDIRDRDRLEDALAGSDIVMHLAAVSGVDDCTENADLAYETNVVGTHNVAWFCRQRGAALVFPFSMAVLGDPESFPITVEQPRDPMNWYGRTKVLGEQAIETYADGAFPAHLFLKSNLYGSHHIGDQTVSKGTVINFFLGRLLEGETLTVYEPGTQARNYIHVKDVARAYVRSAERLAEQLAAGETGVERYEIASDEDPSIMTVAERIQSIAGEYGLDADVELVENPRAGDETLVSAFGVDTSAARETLGWEVRHTIEETVRGRLDRQLD; via the coding sequence ATGACTGAAGATGCCTCGTTTGACCCCGACGAACCGCTCTCGATCGCCGTCACCGGCGCGGCGGGCTTCATCGGCTCCCGCGTCGTCGACCGCCTACAGCACGCCCACCCCGACTGGGAGCTCACGGCGATCGACAACTTCTATCTCGGCGACGTCCGGGAGATCGGCGACGTCACCGTCGAACACGTCGACATTCGAGACCGTGATCGCCTCGAAGACGCGCTCGCGGGGAGCGACATCGTCATGCACCTGGCGGCGGTCAGCGGCGTCGACGACTGTACCGAGAACGCCGACCTCGCCTACGAGACCAACGTCGTCGGGACGCACAACGTCGCGTGGTTCTGCCGGCAGCGTGGCGCGGCGCTCGTCTTCCCCTTCAGCATGGCTGTACTGGGCGACCCCGAGTCGTTCCCGATCACCGTCGAGCAGCCACGCGACCCGATGAACTGGTACGGCCGGACGAAAGTCCTCGGCGAACAGGCCATCGAGACCTACGCCGATGGCGCGTTCCCGGCCCACCTCTTCCTCAAGTCGAACCTCTACGGGAGTCATCACATCGGCGACCAGACCGTCTCGAAGGGGACGGTCATCAACTTCTTCCTGGGTCGACTCCTCGAGGGCGAGACGCTCACGGTCTACGAACCGGGCACGCAGGCGCGCAACTACATCCACGTCAAGGACGTCGCCCGGGCGTACGTCCGCAGCGCCGAACGTCTCGCCGAGCAGCTCGCGGCGGGCGAAACGGGCGTCGAGCGCTACGAGATCGCCAGCGACGAGGACCCTTCGATCATGACTGTTGCCGAGCGGATCCAGTCGATCGCCGGCGAGTACGGTCTCGACGCAGACGTCGAACTGGTCGAGAACCCACGCGCCGGCGACGAGACACTCGTTTCGGCGTTCGGCGTCGATACGAGCGCAGCGCGTGAGACTCTCGGCTGGGAAGTCCGTCACACTATCGAGGAGACGGTCCGGGGTCGTCTCGACCGTCAGCTGGACTGA
- the trmY gene encoding tRNA (pseudouridine(54)-N(1))-methyltransferase TrmY: MRQFVVIGHEAPTTPDFPLEDLPGAAGRLDLLSRSITAAFLRSHGFRKDVRFRLVLGDEFTLRFEGRELQGLNPDERSTAARVRSALQQREGAIGHQAVETSPGIYLSRRGVEAALRDAAEEGTLLQLHEDGAPIVESAPPEDPVFVLSDHRDFTEEEQALLDELDAERVSLGPNAIHADHAISVVQNYLDTDGYEQY; encoded by the coding sequence ATGCGCCAGTTCGTCGTGATCGGACACGAGGCACCGACGACGCCTGACTTCCCGCTGGAGGATCTGCCGGGCGCGGCCGGCCGACTCGACCTGCTCAGCCGGTCGATCACCGCGGCGTTCCTGCGCTCGCACGGCTTTCGAAAGGACGTTCGATTTCGCTTAGTGCTCGGCGACGAGTTCACGCTTCGCTTCGAGGGGCGGGAGTTGCAAGGCCTCAATCCCGACGAGCGGAGTACGGCCGCCCGGGTCCGGAGCGCGCTCCAGCAACGGGAGGGTGCGATCGGCCACCAGGCGGTCGAGACGTCGCCGGGGATCTATCTCTCCCGGCGGGGCGTCGAAGCGGCGCTTCGGGACGCCGCCGAGGAAGGAACGCTGCTCCAGCTCCACGAGGACGGGGCCCCGATCGTCGAGTCGGCACCCCCAGAGGATCCCGTTTTCGTCCTCTCGGATCACCGGGATTTCACTGAGGAAGAGCAAGCATTGCTCGATGAGTTGGACGCCGAACGTGTGAGTCTCGGGCCGAACGCGATCCACGCCGACCACGCGATCAGCGTCGTCCAGAACTACCTCGACACCGACGGCTACGAACAGTATTGA